From the genome of Bacteroides sp. MSB163, one region includes:
- the rpoN gene encoding RNA polymerase factor sigma-54: MAQGSRQVQTQAQQQVQTLSPQQILVVKLLELPAVELEDRIHAELLENPALEEGKEDTASDDFSDNSDTEGSAEDNGANEYDSLSDYLSEDDIPDYKLQENNRSKGEQAEEIPFSDATSFYETLKEQLSERDLTEHQRELAEYLIGSLDDDGLLRKSLDSICDELAIYAGIECTQEELEEALKIIQDFDPAGLGARNLQECLLIQIHRKIEQQHFTPNPLLYIEEAIISECYEEFTRKHWDKIQQKLGLEEDAFEQAIKEICKLNPRPGASLGEAIGRNMQQIIPDFIVDTYDDGTINLALNNRNVPELRMSRDFTEMVEEHTKNRANQSKESKEAMMFLKQKMDSAQGFIDAVKQRQNTLMTTMQAIIDLQRPFFLEGDESLLRPMILKDVAERTGLDISTISRVSNSKYVQTNYGIYSLKFFFSDGYVTEDGEEMSVREIRKILKECIDNEDKKKPYTDDELTDILKEKGYPIARRTVAKYRQQLNIPVARLRR; encoded by the coding sequence ATGGCACAAGGTTCCAGACAAGTACAAACTCAAGCGCAGCAACAGGTACAAACACTGTCGCCCCAGCAGATTCTGGTAGTGAAGCTACTGGAATTGCCCGCTGTAGAACTGGAAGACCGTATACATGCGGAACTTCTGGAAAATCCGGCTCTGGAAGAAGGAAAGGAAGATACGGCAAGTGACGACTTTTCTGATAATTCCGATACGGAAGGTTCCGCAGAAGACAACGGAGCCAACGAATATGATTCATTAAGCGACTATTTGAGCGAAGACGATATCCCCGATTACAAATTGCAGGAAAACAACCGTAGCAAAGGTGAACAGGCCGAAGAAATTCCTTTCTCCGACGCCACTTCTTTTTACGAAACCCTAAAGGAGCAGCTAAGCGAACGTGACTTGACCGAGCACCAACGTGAACTGGCGGAATATCTGATCGGATCATTGGATGACGATGGCCTGTTACGTAAGTCTCTGGATAGCATCTGTGATGAACTCGCCATCTATGCCGGCATCGAATGTACCCAGGAAGAATTGGAAGAGGCACTGAAGATCATCCAGGACTTTGATCCCGCCGGACTCGGTGCACGCAACCTACAAGAATGCCTGCTCATTCAGATTCATCGCAAGATAGAGCAACAGCACTTCACCCCGAACCCTCTACTTTATATAGAAGAAGCGATCATCTCCGAATGTTACGAAGAATTTACCCGTAAGCATTGGGACAAGATACAGCAGAAGCTCGGACTGGAAGAAGATGCTTTTGAACAGGCTATCAAAGAGATCTGCAAACTCAATCCGCGTCCGGGTGCCTCCCTGGGTGAAGCCATCGGCCGGAACATGCAACAGATCATCCCCGACTTCATTGTAGATACATACGACGACGGCACCATCAACCTGGCTCTGAACAACCGGAACGTTCCGGAACTGCGTATGAGCCGTGACTTCACCGAGATGGTGGAAGAACATACCAAAAACAGGGCTAACCAATCGAAAGAGTCGAAAGAAGCCATGATGTTCCTGAAGCAGAAGATGGATTCAGCACAAGGCTTTATTGATGCCGTGAAGCAGCGCCAGAATACATTAATGACTACCATGCAAGCCATTATCGACCTGCAACGCCCGTTCTTCCTCGAAGGAGACGAATCATTGTTGCGCCCTATGATATTGAAGGATGTTGCCGAACGTACCGGACTGGACATTTCAACCATCTCCCGCGTCAGCAACAGCAAATATGTGCAAACCAACTATGGCATCTATTCACTGAAATTCTTCTTCAGTGATGGATACGTCACCGAAGACGGTGAGGAAATGTCTGTACGTGAGATTCGTAAGATATTGAAAGAATGCATTGACAATGAAGATAAAAAGAAACCTTATACGGATGATGAACTGACGGATATACTGAAAGAAAAAGGATATCCTATAGCACGCCGCACGGTAGCCAAGTACAGGCAACAGTTGAACATACCGGTGGCAAGGTTGAGGAGGTGA
- a CDS encoding aminopeptidase P family protein, which translates to MFDKETYVQRRALLKKNIGSGVLLFLGNDEQGLNYEDNAFRYRQDSTFLYYFGLSFAGLSAIIDIDEDKEIIFGDELTIDHIVWMGTQPTLKEKSERVGIRETLPSAGIISYLHKAVQKGQTVHYLPPYRPEHKLKLMDWLGIPPARQEGSVPFIRAVVAQRNYKSAEEIAEIERACDVTADMHIKAMEVIRPGMYEYEVVAEMNRVAEMNNCELSFPTIATINGQTLHNHYHGNRIKSGDLFLIDAGAELPSGYCGDMSSTVPADKTFTSKQRAVYEIQNAMHLESVKALRPGIPYMEVYDLSARVMVEGLKGLGLMKGNADDAVREGAHALFYPHGLGHMMGLDVHDMENLGEVWVGYNGQPKSTQFGRKSQRLAIPLEPGFVHTVEPGIYFIPELIDMWKEGKKFTDFINYDKVEEYRDFGGIRNEEDYLITETGARRLGKKIPLTPEEVEALR; encoded by the coding sequence ATGTTTGATAAAGAAACTTATGTGCAGCGCAGAGCCCTGCTGAAAAAAAATATTGGCTCCGGAGTGTTACTATTCTTGGGAAATGACGAACAAGGACTGAATTATGAAGATAATGCTTTCCGTTATCGTCAGGATTCTACTTTCCTCTACTATTTCGGCTTGTCGTTTGCCGGACTTTCCGCTATCATTGACATCGATGAGGACAAAGAAATCATTTTCGGAGACGAACTGACTATCGATCATATTGTATGGATGGGTACGCAGCCGACTCTGAAAGAGAAGAGTGAACGGGTAGGCATTCGGGAGACGCTTCCTTCCGCCGGGATTATCAGCTATCTGCACAAAGCCGTACAAAAAGGTCAGACGGTGCATTATCTTCCGCCTTACCGTCCCGAACATAAGTTGAAACTCATGGATTGGCTGGGTATTCCGCCTGCACGTCAGGAAGGTTCCGTGCCGTTTATCCGTGCGGTGGTGGCACAGCGTAATTATAAATCTGCCGAAGAGATTGCAGAGATAGAAAGGGCATGTGATGTGACTGCCGACATGCATATCAAGGCTATGGAAGTGATTCGGCCGGGTATGTACGAATATGAAGTTGTGGCAGAGATGAACCGTGTAGCCGAAATGAATAATTGCGAACTTTCTTTCCCTACAATTGCCACAATCAACGGACAGACTTTGCATAATCATTATCATGGTAATAGAATTAAATCGGGTGACTTGTTCCTGATCGATGCCGGTGCAGAACTTCCATCGGGCTATTGCGGTGACATGTCGTCTACCGTACCTGCCGATAAAACGTTTACTTCGAAGCAACGTGCCGTTTACGAAATTCAGAATGCTATGCATCTGGAATCAGTAAAGGCTCTCCGTCCGGGTATTCCTTATATGGAAGTGTACGACTTATCTGCCCGCGTAATGGTAGAGGGTTTGAAAGGACTGGGTCTGATGAAAGGAAATGCGGATGATGCGGTGCGCGAAGGTGCTCATGCATTGTTCTATCCCCACGGTCTGGGACACATGATGGGACTGGATGTGCATGATATGGAAAATCTGGGCGAAGTGTGGGTAGGCTATAACGGTCAGCCCAAGAGCACACAGTTCGGACGTAAGTCTCAACGCCTTGCTATTCCTTTGGAACCGGGCTTTGTACATACTGTTGAGCCGGGTATCTACTTCATTCCCGAATTGATTGATATGTGGAAAGAAGGTAAGAAATTCACTGACTTTATCAATTATGACAAAGTGGAAGAATATCGTGACTTCGGTGGTATCCGCAATGAAGAAGATTATCTTATTACAGAAACCGGTGCCCGCCGCTTAGGCAAGAAGATACCATTGACTCCGGAAGAAGTGGAAGCTTTGCGATAG